The following proteins are encoded in a genomic region of Salvia miltiorrhiza cultivar Shanhuang (shh) unplaced genomic scaffold, IMPLAD_Smil_shh fragScaff_scaffold_66:::fragment_1, whole genome shotgun sequence:
- the LOC131003086 gene encoding uclacyanin 1-like: MEATRLNMFVFLSLVAAAMLHGSSAQTTHVVGDALGWLVPPGGDVAYRTWAATQTFTVGDVLVFNFTADAHNVAEVSKEAFDSCNTTNPISLSTTSPTNITLTSAGEHHFLCTFQSHCDFGQKLAINVTAASAAPAPQPATPPPAATPSPEAEVYTVGDALGWLVPPGGPIAYQTWARNKVFVVGDILVFNFTNAAHNVLQVTKAEFDSCNVSTTTTPPTTASPARITLTSAGEHYYMCTFPQHCSFGQKLAINVTGSSGGAPAPTPSSPAPTPSSPPTPPPSSATPPSSSATPPTSAATPPTSAATPPTSAGGPSSSTPSTPATPSPRTPPPPPSGSSASVAAAALPITFLAVALAFLCN; the protein is encoded by the exons ATGGAAGCAACAAGATTAAACATGTTTGTGTTTCTATCATTAGTTGCAGCTGCCATGCTACATGGCTCATCGGCACAAACCACACACGTCGTGGGCGACGCGCTCGGCTGGCTCGTCCCACCCGGCGGCGACGTGGCCTACCGCACATGGGCCGCCACACAAACCTTCACCGTGGGTGACGTGCTAG TGTTCAATTTCACCGCAGATGCACACAATGTAGCTGAGGTGAGCAAGGAAGCATTTGATTCGTGCAATACCACAAATCCCATCTCACTATCAACCACTTCTCCAACTAACATAACCTTGACATCTGCCGGTGAGCACCACTTCCTCTGCACCTTCCAAAGCCACTGCGATTTCGGCCAGAAGTTGGCGATCAATGtcaccgccgcctccgccgccccaGCACCACAGCCCGCCACTCCGCCGCCAGCGGCCACACCATCACCGGAAGCGGAAGTTTACACAGTAGGTGATGCTCTTGGCTGGCTTGTACCTCCCGGTGGTCCAATTGCATACCAAACTTGGGCTAGGAACAAAGTCTTCGTGGTCGGTGACATTTTAG TGTTCAACTTTACAAACGCGGCACACAACGTGTTACAAGTGACTAAGGCCGAATTCGATTCCTGCAACGTCTCCACCACCACGACGCCGCCAACCACCGCCTCTCCGGCGAGGATCACCCTCACATCCGCTGGAGAGCACTATTACATGTGCACCTTCCCTCAACACTGCTCCTTCGGCCAAAAGCTAGCCATCAACGTCACCGGTAGCAGCGGCGGCGCCCCTGCACCAACTCCTTCAAGCCCAGCTCCAACCCCTTCCTCCCCACCTACTCCGCCGCCAAGCTCAGCTACTCCTCCGTCCAGCTCCGCCACTCCCCCGACCAGCGCCGCGACTCCCCCGACCAGCGCCGCGACTCCCCCGACCAGCGCCGGTGGTCCCTCATCGTCTACCCCCTCGACGCCGGCTACCCCTAGCCCACGTACCCCTCCACCTCCACCCAGCGGCTCCTCCGCATCGGTTGCGGCTGCGGCCTTGCCCATCACTTTCTTGGCCGTTGCTCTGGCGTTCCTGTGTAACTAG
- the LOC131003087 gene encoding uncharacterized protein LOC131003087: MIREKAQTIFKARSPTNASFNFWNAWRVLRNNPKFKSMYLLGDVHASKRTKTTEEGGFTTSASGEEISSARPIGNKAAKAAKAAEKGKGKAAASHTSSDPPPEIVERLDRNDAQMRAFTAQYQRRNDIRERELDMQLLNTDTTNMTDAQRALHASMVADVLRRRGLS, from the coding sequence atgattcGTGAAAAGGCCCAAACCATCTTCAAGGCTAGAAGCCCAACCAAtgcctccttcaatttctggaacgcgtggagagttctccggaacaatcccaagttcaagtcgatgtacctccttggagacgtgcatgcctccaagaggacaaagactacggaagagggcggcttcaccacctcggcgtcgggcgaggagatctcttctgctcggcccattggcaacaaggcggcgaaggcggcgaaggcggcggagaaagggaaagggaaggcagcagcgtcgcatacgagctcggatcctccaccagaaattgtggagaggttggataggaacgacgcgcagatgagggcattcaccgcccagtaccagcggaggaacgatatccgggagagggagctcgatatgcagctcctgaacacggatacgacgaacatgacggacgcacaacgtgcattgcacgcgtccatggtcgccgacgtgctcaggcgtcgtggtctatcctag